The proteins below come from a single Triplophysa rosa linkage group LG12, Trosa_1v2, whole genome shotgun sequence genomic window:
- the fli1 gene encoding Friend leukemia integration 1 transcription factor isoform X2: MKMFQTVPDTSSYVKVRQHRQYEQEALSVVSEDQSLFEPPYTAAAPLPKTDMTASGAQDYGQPHKINPLPPQQEWINQPVRVNVKREYDHINGSRESPVDCSVAKCNKMVGGTDASQMSYGYMDDKNAPPPNMTTNERRVIVPADPSLWSPDHVRQWLDWAIKEYGLQEIDTAMFLNTDGKELCKMTKEDFLRLTSVYNAEVLLSHLNYLRESSSSISYNTASHTDQSPRLAAKEDASYDAVRRAGWSNNMHSGKGSPTVVSQNVSKNTEQARPQPDPYQILGPTSSRLANPGSGQIQLWQFLLELLSDSANAGCITWEGTNGEFKMTDPDEVARRWGERKSKPNMNYDKLSRALRYYYDKNIMTKVHGKRYAYKFDFHGIAQALQPHPTESTMYKYPTDLPYVPSYHAHQQKVNFVSPHPPSMPVTSSNFFGHATPYWSSPTAGIYPNPGVPRHSNSHVPSHLGSYY, translated from the exons atgaaaatgtttcagaCCGTCCCCGACACTTCGTCTTACGTCAAGGTAAGACAACATCGTCAATACGAGCAG gaggCGCTGTCAGTGGTGAGTGAAGACCAGTCTCTGTTTGAGCCTCCTTACACTGCTGCAGCTCCATTACCTAAAACAGACATGACTGCGTCCGGTGCGCAGGATTACGGACAGCCCCACAAGATCAACCCTCTGCCCCCCCAGCAGGAGTGGATCAATCAACCTGTCCGGGTCAATGTCAAACGAGAATATGACCACATCAATGGATCCAG AGAGTCCCCGGTGGACTGTAGTGTGGCTAAATGCAATAAGATGGTGGGTGGAACCGACGCATCTCAGATGAGCTATGGCTACATGGACGATAAGAATGCTCCACCCCCAAACATGACAACCAATGAAAGGAGAGTGATTGTCCCAGCAG atcCTTCTCTCTGGTCTCCAGACCATGTGCGGCAGTGGTTAGACTGGGCCATTAAAGAGTATGGTCTTCAGGAGATCGACACAGCCATGTTCCTTAACACAGATGGAAAAGAACTTTGCAAGATGACCAAAGAGGACTTCCTGCGACTTACCAGCGTTTATAACGCAGAGGTCCTTCTCTCACATCTCAATTACCTCAGGGAAA GCAGCTCATCAATATCATACAACACAGCATCTCATACTGACCAGTCACCACGTCTGGCTGCCAAAGAAG ATGCTTCTTATGATGCTGTACGGAGAGCAGGCTGGTCAAACAACATGCACAGTGGCAAAG GCTCTCCAACAGTGGTCTCACAGAACGTTTCCAAGAACACTGAGCAGGCTCGGCCTCAGCCAG ACCCTTACCAGATCTTAGGACCCACCAGCAGTCGACTCGCCAACCCAG GATCAGGTCAGATCCAGCTTTGGCAGTTCTTGCTTGAACTTCTTTCTGACAGCGCCAACGCCGGCTGCATCACCTGGGAGGGGACCAACGGAGAGTTCAAGATGACAGACCCAGACGAAGTAGCGCGCCGTTGGGGCGAACGCAAGAGCAAGCCCAACATGAACTACGACAAACTGAGCCGCGCCCTGCGCTACTACTACGACAAGAACATCATGACCAAAGTGCACGGAAAACGTTACGCCTATAAGTTCGACTTCCACGGCATTGCTCAGGCCCTGCAGCCCCATCCCACCGAGTCGACCATGTACAAGTACCCGACCGACTTGCCTTACGTACCCAGCTACCACGCCCACCAGCAGAAGGTCAATTTCGTTTCGCCACATCCGCCCTCGATGCCGGTCACTTCCTCCAATTTCTTCGGCCACGCCACCCCGTACTGGAGCTCTCCAACGGCCGGAATTTATCCTAATCCGGGTGTGCCACGTCACTCCAATTCTCACGTGCCATCCCACCTAGGCAGTTACTACTAA
- the fli1 gene encoding Friend leukemia integration 1 transcription factor isoform X7 — protein MKMFQTVPDTSSYVKVRQHRQYEQEALSVVSEDQSLFEPPYTAAAPLPKTDMTASGAQDYGQPHKINPLPPQQEWINQPVRVNVKREYDHINGSSRESPVDCSVAKCNKMVGGTDASQMSYGYMDDKNAPPPNMTTNERRVIVPADPSLWSPDHVRQWLDWAIKEYGLQEIDTAMFLNTDGKELCKMTKEDFLRLTSVYNAEVLLSHLNYLRENASYDAVRRAGWSNNMHSGKGSPTVVSQNVSKNTEQARPQPDPYQILGPTSSRLANPGSGQIQLWQFLLELLSDSANAGCITWEGTNGEFKMTDPDEVARRWGERKSKPNMNYDKLSRALRYYYDKNIMTKVHGKRYAYKFDFHGIAQALQPHPTESTMYKYPTDLPYVPSYHAHQQKVNFVSPHPPSMPVTSSNFFGHATPYWSSPTAGIYPNPGVPRHSNSHVPSHLGSYY, from the exons atgaaaatgtttcagaCCGTCCCCGACACTTCGTCTTACGTCAAGGTAAGACAACATCGTCAATACGAGCAG gaggCGCTGTCAGTGGTGAGTGAAGACCAGTCTCTGTTTGAGCCTCCTTACACTGCTGCAGCTCCATTACCTAAAACAGACATGACTGCGTCCGGTGCGCAGGATTACGGACAGCCCCACAAGATCAACCCTCTGCCCCCCCAGCAGGAGTGGATCAATCAACCTGTCCGGGTCAATGTCAAACGAGAATATGACCACATCAATGGATCCAG CAGAGAGTCCCCGGTGGACTGTAGTGTGGCTAAATGCAATAAGATGGTGGGTGGAACCGACGCATCTCAGATGAGCTATGGCTACATGGACGATAAGAATGCTCCACCCCCAAACATGACAACCAATGAAAGGAGAGTGATTGTCCCAGCAG atcCTTCTCTCTGGTCTCCAGACCATGTGCGGCAGTGGTTAGACTGGGCCATTAAAGAGTATGGTCTTCAGGAGATCGACACAGCCATGTTCCTTAACACAGATGGAAAAGAACTTTGCAAGATGACCAAAGAGGACTTCCTGCGACTTACCAGCGTTTATAACGCAGAGGTCCTTCTCTCACATCTCAATTACCTCAGGGAAA ATGCTTCTTATGATGCTGTACGGAGAGCAGGCTGGTCAAACAACATGCACAGTGGCAAAG GCTCTCCAACAGTGGTCTCACAGAACGTTTCCAAGAACACTGAGCAGGCTCGGCCTCAGCCAG ACCCTTACCAGATCTTAGGACCCACCAGCAGTCGACTCGCCAACCCAG GATCAGGTCAGATCCAGCTTTGGCAGTTCTTGCTTGAACTTCTTTCTGACAGCGCCAACGCCGGCTGCATCACCTGGGAGGGGACCAACGGAGAGTTCAAGATGACAGACCCAGACGAAGTAGCGCGCCGTTGGGGCGAACGCAAGAGCAAGCCCAACATGAACTACGACAAACTGAGCCGCGCCCTGCGCTACTACTACGACAAGAACATCATGACCAAAGTGCACGGAAAACGTTACGCCTATAAGTTCGACTTCCACGGCATTGCTCAGGCCCTGCAGCCCCATCCCACCGAGTCGACCATGTACAAGTACCCGACCGACTTGCCTTACGTACCCAGCTACCACGCCCACCAGCAGAAGGTCAATTTCGTTTCGCCACATCCGCCCTCGATGCCGGTCACTTCCTCCAATTTCTTCGGCCACGCCACCCCGTACTGGAGCTCTCCAACGGCCGGAATTTATCCTAATCCGGGTGTGCCACGTCACTCCAATTCTCACGTGCCATCCCACCTAGGCAGTTACTACTAA
- the fli1 gene encoding Friend leukemia integration 1 transcription factor isoform X1, whose amino-acid sequence MKMFQTVPDTSSYVKVRQHRQYEQEALSVVSEDQSLFEPPYTAAAPLPKTDMTASGAQDYGQPHKINPLPPQQEWINQPVRVNVKREYDHINGSSRESPVDCSVAKCNKMVGGTDASQMSYGYMDDKNAPPPNMTTNERRVIVPADPSLWSPDHVRQWLDWAIKEYGLQEIDTAMFLNTDGKELCKMTKEDFLRLTSVYNAEVLLSHLNYLRESSSSISYNTASHTDQSPRLAAKEDASYDAVRRAGWSNNMHSGKGSPTVVSQNVSKNTEQARPQPDPYQILGPTSSRLANPGSGQIQLWQFLLELLSDSANAGCITWEGTNGEFKMTDPDEVARRWGERKSKPNMNYDKLSRALRYYYDKNIMTKVHGKRYAYKFDFHGIAQALQPHPTESTMYKYPTDLPYVPSYHAHQQKVNFVSPHPPSMPVTSSNFFGHATPYWSSPTAGIYPNPGVPRHSNSHVPSHLGSYY is encoded by the exons atgaaaatgtttcagaCCGTCCCCGACACTTCGTCTTACGTCAAGGTAAGACAACATCGTCAATACGAGCAG gaggCGCTGTCAGTGGTGAGTGAAGACCAGTCTCTGTTTGAGCCTCCTTACACTGCTGCAGCTCCATTACCTAAAACAGACATGACTGCGTCCGGTGCGCAGGATTACGGACAGCCCCACAAGATCAACCCTCTGCCCCCCCAGCAGGAGTGGATCAATCAACCTGTCCGGGTCAATGTCAAACGAGAATATGACCACATCAATGGATCCAG CAGAGAGTCCCCGGTGGACTGTAGTGTGGCTAAATGCAATAAGATGGTGGGTGGAACCGACGCATCTCAGATGAGCTATGGCTACATGGACGATAAGAATGCTCCACCCCCAAACATGACAACCAATGAAAGGAGAGTGATTGTCCCAGCAG atcCTTCTCTCTGGTCTCCAGACCATGTGCGGCAGTGGTTAGACTGGGCCATTAAAGAGTATGGTCTTCAGGAGATCGACACAGCCATGTTCCTTAACACAGATGGAAAAGAACTTTGCAAGATGACCAAAGAGGACTTCCTGCGACTTACCAGCGTTTATAACGCAGAGGTCCTTCTCTCACATCTCAATTACCTCAGGGAAA GCAGCTCATCAATATCATACAACACAGCATCTCATACTGACCAGTCACCACGTCTGGCTGCCAAAGAAG ATGCTTCTTATGATGCTGTACGGAGAGCAGGCTGGTCAAACAACATGCACAGTGGCAAAG GCTCTCCAACAGTGGTCTCACAGAACGTTTCCAAGAACACTGAGCAGGCTCGGCCTCAGCCAG ACCCTTACCAGATCTTAGGACCCACCAGCAGTCGACTCGCCAACCCAG GATCAGGTCAGATCCAGCTTTGGCAGTTCTTGCTTGAACTTCTTTCTGACAGCGCCAACGCCGGCTGCATCACCTGGGAGGGGACCAACGGAGAGTTCAAGATGACAGACCCAGACGAAGTAGCGCGCCGTTGGGGCGAACGCAAGAGCAAGCCCAACATGAACTACGACAAACTGAGCCGCGCCCTGCGCTACTACTACGACAAGAACATCATGACCAAAGTGCACGGAAAACGTTACGCCTATAAGTTCGACTTCCACGGCATTGCTCAGGCCCTGCAGCCCCATCCCACCGAGTCGACCATGTACAAGTACCCGACCGACTTGCCTTACGTACCCAGCTACCACGCCCACCAGCAGAAGGTCAATTTCGTTTCGCCACATCCGCCCTCGATGCCGGTCACTTCCTCCAATTTCTTCGGCCACGCCACCCCGTACTGGAGCTCTCCAACGGCCGGAATTTATCCTAATCCGGGTGTGCCACGTCACTCCAATTCTCACGTGCCATCCCACCTAGGCAGTTACTACTAA
- the fli1 gene encoding Friend leukemia integration 1 transcription factor isoform X3 — protein MKMFQTVPDTSSYVKEALSVVSEDQSLFEPPYTAAAPLPKTDMTASGAQDYGQPHKINPLPPQQEWINQPVRVNVKREYDHINGSSRESPVDCSVAKCNKMVGGTDASQMSYGYMDDKNAPPPNMTTNERRVIVPADPSLWSPDHVRQWLDWAIKEYGLQEIDTAMFLNTDGKELCKMTKEDFLRLTSVYNAEVLLSHLNYLRESSSSISYNTASHTDQSPRLAAKEDASYDAVRRAGWSNNMHSGKGSPTVVSQNVSKNTEQARPQPDPYQILGPTSSRLANPGSGQIQLWQFLLELLSDSANAGCITWEGTNGEFKMTDPDEVARRWGERKSKPNMNYDKLSRALRYYYDKNIMTKVHGKRYAYKFDFHGIAQALQPHPTESTMYKYPTDLPYVPSYHAHQQKVNFVSPHPPSMPVTSSNFFGHATPYWSSPTAGIYPNPGVPRHSNSHVPSHLGSYY, from the exons atgaaaatgtttcagaCCGTCCCCGACACTTCGTCTTACGTCAAG gaggCGCTGTCAGTGGTGAGTGAAGACCAGTCTCTGTTTGAGCCTCCTTACACTGCTGCAGCTCCATTACCTAAAACAGACATGACTGCGTCCGGTGCGCAGGATTACGGACAGCCCCACAAGATCAACCCTCTGCCCCCCCAGCAGGAGTGGATCAATCAACCTGTCCGGGTCAATGTCAAACGAGAATATGACCACATCAATGGATCCAG CAGAGAGTCCCCGGTGGACTGTAGTGTGGCTAAATGCAATAAGATGGTGGGTGGAACCGACGCATCTCAGATGAGCTATGGCTACATGGACGATAAGAATGCTCCACCCCCAAACATGACAACCAATGAAAGGAGAGTGATTGTCCCAGCAG atcCTTCTCTCTGGTCTCCAGACCATGTGCGGCAGTGGTTAGACTGGGCCATTAAAGAGTATGGTCTTCAGGAGATCGACACAGCCATGTTCCTTAACACAGATGGAAAAGAACTTTGCAAGATGACCAAAGAGGACTTCCTGCGACTTACCAGCGTTTATAACGCAGAGGTCCTTCTCTCACATCTCAATTACCTCAGGGAAA GCAGCTCATCAATATCATACAACACAGCATCTCATACTGACCAGTCACCACGTCTGGCTGCCAAAGAAG ATGCTTCTTATGATGCTGTACGGAGAGCAGGCTGGTCAAACAACATGCACAGTGGCAAAG GCTCTCCAACAGTGGTCTCACAGAACGTTTCCAAGAACACTGAGCAGGCTCGGCCTCAGCCAG ACCCTTACCAGATCTTAGGACCCACCAGCAGTCGACTCGCCAACCCAG GATCAGGTCAGATCCAGCTTTGGCAGTTCTTGCTTGAACTTCTTTCTGACAGCGCCAACGCCGGCTGCATCACCTGGGAGGGGACCAACGGAGAGTTCAAGATGACAGACCCAGACGAAGTAGCGCGCCGTTGGGGCGAACGCAAGAGCAAGCCCAACATGAACTACGACAAACTGAGCCGCGCCCTGCGCTACTACTACGACAAGAACATCATGACCAAAGTGCACGGAAAACGTTACGCCTATAAGTTCGACTTCCACGGCATTGCTCAGGCCCTGCAGCCCCATCCCACCGAGTCGACCATGTACAAGTACCCGACCGACTTGCCTTACGTACCCAGCTACCACGCCCACCAGCAGAAGGTCAATTTCGTTTCGCCACATCCGCCCTCGATGCCGGTCACTTCCTCCAATTTCTTCGGCCACGCCACCCCGTACTGGAGCTCTCCAACGGCCGGAATTTATCCTAATCCGGGTGTGCCACGTCACTCCAATTCTCACGTGCCATCCCACCTAGGCAGTTACTACTAA
- the fli1 gene encoding Friend leukemia integration 1 transcription factor isoform X4 yields the protein MKMFQTVPDTSSYVKEALSVVSEDQSLFEPPYTAAAPLPKTDMTASGAQDYGQPHKINPLPPQQEWINQPVRVNVKREYDHINGSRESPVDCSVAKCNKMVGGTDASQMSYGYMDDKNAPPPNMTTNERRVIVPADPSLWSPDHVRQWLDWAIKEYGLQEIDTAMFLNTDGKELCKMTKEDFLRLTSVYNAEVLLSHLNYLRESSSSISYNTASHTDQSPRLAAKEDASYDAVRRAGWSNNMHSGKGSPTVVSQNVSKNTEQARPQPDPYQILGPTSSRLANPGSGQIQLWQFLLELLSDSANAGCITWEGTNGEFKMTDPDEVARRWGERKSKPNMNYDKLSRALRYYYDKNIMTKVHGKRYAYKFDFHGIAQALQPHPTESTMYKYPTDLPYVPSYHAHQQKVNFVSPHPPSMPVTSSNFFGHATPYWSSPTAGIYPNPGVPRHSNSHVPSHLGSYY from the exons atgaaaatgtttcagaCCGTCCCCGACACTTCGTCTTACGTCAAG gaggCGCTGTCAGTGGTGAGTGAAGACCAGTCTCTGTTTGAGCCTCCTTACACTGCTGCAGCTCCATTACCTAAAACAGACATGACTGCGTCCGGTGCGCAGGATTACGGACAGCCCCACAAGATCAACCCTCTGCCCCCCCAGCAGGAGTGGATCAATCAACCTGTCCGGGTCAATGTCAAACGAGAATATGACCACATCAATGGATCCAG AGAGTCCCCGGTGGACTGTAGTGTGGCTAAATGCAATAAGATGGTGGGTGGAACCGACGCATCTCAGATGAGCTATGGCTACATGGACGATAAGAATGCTCCACCCCCAAACATGACAACCAATGAAAGGAGAGTGATTGTCCCAGCAG atcCTTCTCTCTGGTCTCCAGACCATGTGCGGCAGTGGTTAGACTGGGCCATTAAAGAGTATGGTCTTCAGGAGATCGACACAGCCATGTTCCTTAACACAGATGGAAAAGAACTTTGCAAGATGACCAAAGAGGACTTCCTGCGACTTACCAGCGTTTATAACGCAGAGGTCCTTCTCTCACATCTCAATTACCTCAGGGAAA GCAGCTCATCAATATCATACAACACAGCATCTCATACTGACCAGTCACCACGTCTGGCTGCCAAAGAAG ATGCTTCTTATGATGCTGTACGGAGAGCAGGCTGGTCAAACAACATGCACAGTGGCAAAG GCTCTCCAACAGTGGTCTCACAGAACGTTTCCAAGAACACTGAGCAGGCTCGGCCTCAGCCAG ACCCTTACCAGATCTTAGGACCCACCAGCAGTCGACTCGCCAACCCAG GATCAGGTCAGATCCAGCTTTGGCAGTTCTTGCTTGAACTTCTTTCTGACAGCGCCAACGCCGGCTGCATCACCTGGGAGGGGACCAACGGAGAGTTCAAGATGACAGACCCAGACGAAGTAGCGCGCCGTTGGGGCGAACGCAAGAGCAAGCCCAACATGAACTACGACAAACTGAGCCGCGCCCTGCGCTACTACTACGACAAGAACATCATGACCAAAGTGCACGGAAAACGTTACGCCTATAAGTTCGACTTCCACGGCATTGCTCAGGCCCTGCAGCCCCATCCCACCGAGTCGACCATGTACAAGTACCCGACCGACTTGCCTTACGTACCCAGCTACCACGCCCACCAGCAGAAGGTCAATTTCGTTTCGCCACATCCGCCCTCGATGCCGGTCACTTCCTCCAATTTCTTCGGCCACGCCACCCCGTACTGGAGCTCTCCAACGGCCGGAATTTATCCTAATCCGGGTGTGCCACGTCACTCCAATTCTCACGTGCCATCCCACCTAGGCAGTTACTACTAA
- the fli1 gene encoding Friend leukemia integration 1 transcription factor isoform X6: MDGTIKEALSVVSEDQSLFEPPYTAAAPLPKTDMTASGAQDYGQPHKINPLPPQQEWINQPVRVNVKREYDHINGSRESPVDCSVAKCNKMVGGTDASQMSYGYMDDKNAPPPNMTTNERRVIVPADPSLWSPDHVRQWLDWAIKEYGLQEIDTAMFLNTDGKELCKMTKEDFLRLTSVYNAEVLLSHLNYLRESSSSISYNTASHTDQSPRLAAKEDASYDAVRRAGWSNNMHSGKGSPTVVSQNVSKNTEQARPQPDPYQILGPTSSRLANPGSGQIQLWQFLLELLSDSANAGCITWEGTNGEFKMTDPDEVARRWGERKSKPNMNYDKLSRALRYYYDKNIMTKVHGKRYAYKFDFHGIAQALQPHPTESTMYKYPTDLPYVPSYHAHQQKVNFVSPHPPSMPVTSSNFFGHATPYWSSPTAGIYPNPGVPRHSNSHVPSHLGSYY; this comes from the exons ATGGACGGAACTATTAAG gaggCGCTGTCAGTGGTGAGTGAAGACCAGTCTCTGTTTGAGCCTCCTTACACTGCTGCAGCTCCATTACCTAAAACAGACATGACTGCGTCCGGTGCGCAGGATTACGGACAGCCCCACAAGATCAACCCTCTGCCCCCCCAGCAGGAGTGGATCAATCAACCTGTCCGGGTCAATGTCAAACGAGAATATGACCACATCAATGGATCCAG AGAGTCCCCGGTGGACTGTAGTGTGGCTAAATGCAATAAGATGGTGGGTGGAACCGACGCATCTCAGATGAGCTATGGCTACATGGACGATAAGAATGCTCCACCCCCAAACATGACAACCAATGAAAGGAGAGTGATTGTCCCAGCAG atcCTTCTCTCTGGTCTCCAGACCATGTGCGGCAGTGGTTAGACTGGGCCATTAAAGAGTATGGTCTTCAGGAGATCGACACAGCCATGTTCCTTAACACAGATGGAAAAGAACTTTGCAAGATGACCAAAGAGGACTTCCTGCGACTTACCAGCGTTTATAACGCAGAGGTCCTTCTCTCACATCTCAATTACCTCAGGGAAA GCAGCTCATCAATATCATACAACACAGCATCTCATACTGACCAGTCACCACGTCTGGCTGCCAAAGAAG ATGCTTCTTATGATGCTGTACGGAGAGCAGGCTGGTCAAACAACATGCACAGTGGCAAAG GCTCTCCAACAGTGGTCTCACAGAACGTTTCCAAGAACACTGAGCAGGCTCGGCCTCAGCCAG ACCCTTACCAGATCTTAGGACCCACCAGCAGTCGACTCGCCAACCCAG GATCAGGTCAGATCCAGCTTTGGCAGTTCTTGCTTGAACTTCTTTCTGACAGCGCCAACGCCGGCTGCATCACCTGGGAGGGGACCAACGGAGAGTTCAAGATGACAGACCCAGACGAAGTAGCGCGCCGTTGGGGCGAACGCAAGAGCAAGCCCAACATGAACTACGACAAACTGAGCCGCGCCCTGCGCTACTACTACGACAAGAACATCATGACCAAAGTGCACGGAAAACGTTACGCCTATAAGTTCGACTTCCACGGCATTGCTCAGGCCCTGCAGCCCCATCCCACCGAGTCGACCATGTACAAGTACCCGACCGACTTGCCTTACGTACCCAGCTACCACGCCCACCAGCAGAAGGTCAATTTCGTTTCGCCACATCCGCCCTCGATGCCGGTCACTTCCTCCAATTTCTTCGGCCACGCCACCCCGTACTGGAGCTCTCCAACGGCCGGAATTTATCCTAATCCGGGTGTGCCACGTCACTCCAATTCTCACGTGCCATCCCACCTAGGCAGTTACTACTAA
- the fli1 gene encoding Friend leukemia integration 1 transcription factor isoform X5 codes for MDGTIKEALSVVSEDQSLFEPPYTAAAPLPKTDMTASGAQDYGQPHKINPLPPQQEWINQPVRVNVKREYDHINGSSRESPVDCSVAKCNKMVGGTDASQMSYGYMDDKNAPPPNMTTNERRVIVPADPSLWSPDHVRQWLDWAIKEYGLQEIDTAMFLNTDGKELCKMTKEDFLRLTSVYNAEVLLSHLNYLRESSSSISYNTASHTDQSPRLAAKEDASYDAVRRAGWSNNMHSGKGSPTVVSQNVSKNTEQARPQPDPYQILGPTSSRLANPGSGQIQLWQFLLELLSDSANAGCITWEGTNGEFKMTDPDEVARRWGERKSKPNMNYDKLSRALRYYYDKNIMTKVHGKRYAYKFDFHGIAQALQPHPTESTMYKYPTDLPYVPSYHAHQQKVNFVSPHPPSMPVTSSNFFGHATPYWSSPTAGIYPNPGVPRHSNSHVPSHLGSYY; via the exons ATGGACGGAACTATTAAG gaggCGCTGTCAGTGGTGAGTGAAGACCAGTCTCTGTTTGAGCCTCCTTACACTGCTGCAGCTCCATTACCTAAAACAGACATGACTGCGTCCGGTGCGCAGGATTACGGACAGCCCCACAAGATCAACCCTCTGCCCCCCCAGCAGGAGTGGATCAATCAACCTGTCCGGGTCAATGTCAAACGAGAATATGACCACATCAATGGATCCAG CAGAGAGTCCCCGGTGGACTGTAGTGTGGCTAAATGCAATAAGATGGTGGGTGGAACCGACGCATCTCAGATGAGCTATGGCTACATGGACGATAAGAATGCTCCACCCCCAAACATGACAACCAATGAAAGGAGAGTGATTGTCCCAGCAG atcCTTCTCTCTGGTCTCCAGACCATGTGCGGCAGTGGTTAGACTGGGCCATTAAAGAGTATGGTCTTCAGGAGATCGACACAGCCATGTTCCTTAACACAGATGGAAAAGAACTTTGCAAGATGACCAAAGAGGACTTCCTGCGACTTACCAGCGTTTATAACGCAGAGGTCCTTCTCTCACATCTCAATTACCTCAGGGAAA GCAGCTCATCAATATCATACAACACAGCATCTCATACTGACCAGTCACCACGTCTGGCTGCCAAAGAAG ATGCTTCTTATGATGCTGTACGGAGAGCAGGCTGGTCAAACAACATGCACAGTGGCAAAG GCTCTCCAACAGTGGTCTCACAGAACGTTTCCAAGAACACTGAGCAGGCTCGGCCTCAGCCAG ACCCTTACCAGATCTTAGGACCCACCAGCAGTCGACTCGCCAACCCAG GATCAGGTCAGATCCAGCTTTGGCAGTTCTTGCTTGAACTTCTTTCTGACAGCGCCAACGCCGGCTGCATCACCTGGGAGGGGACCAACGGAGAGTTCAAGATGACAGACCCAGACGAAGTAGCGCGCCGTTGGGGCGAACGCAAGAGCAAGCCCAACATGAACTACGACAAACTGAGCCGCGCCCTGCGCTACTACTACGACAAGAACATCATGACCAAAGTGCACGGAAAACGTTACGCCTATAAGTTCGACTTCCACGGCATTGCTCAGGCCCTGCAGCCCCATCCCACCGAGTCGACCATGTACAAGTACCCGACCGACTTGCCTTACGTACCCAGCTACCACGCCCACCAGCAGAAGGTCAATTTCGTTTCGCCACATCCGCCCTCGATGCCGGTCACTTCCTCCAATTTCTTCGGCCACGCCACCCCGTACTGGAGCTCTCCAACGGCCGGAATTTATCCTAATCCGGGTGTGCCACGTCACTCCAATTCTCACGTGCCATCCCACCTAGGCAGTTACTACTAA